From Marivirga harenae, one genomic window encodes:
- a CDS encoding PAS domain-containing protein gives MEKVINIEQAQKAKKDPIDYLSDNVVLLSLNENFDVLSANETFLKVTGIDKNTLDRLNFFQHLCSELPDYIQDELSYLLRQQKSWNGNFAFSNVNGPSSWFHTNIIPSRDENGTYIGFNLLATVGKSQQSMITEKETTESWMKAIFNDADEVNILIGLDGDVIEFNAMAYEFFSWYTHKELRLNEFIFHYFGSSFSNTFKALFEKTKNGHKQKFCRSFKNLSGYEKVMDMELKPVSNSAGNIMGIILTSTDITEEVNLEKRIKASEKKLDDIAFINAHEVRAPLASILGLLNLLDFEEVNEDSKVILNHLKSSAFNLEKIILKVSESTYISYPDSIKSA, from the coding sequence ATGGAAAAAGTTATAAACATTGAACAAGCACAAAAAGCAAAAAAGGATCCTATTGACTACTTATCTGATAATGTTGTGCTGCTATCACTTAATGAAAATTTTGATGTTCTTTCTGCCAATGAGACATTTTTGAAAGTCACAGGAATTGATAAAAACACACTAGATAGATTAAACTTTTTCCAACACTTATGCAGTGAACTTCCTGATTATATTCAAGACGAATTAAGCTACTTACTCCGTCAACAAAAATCTTGGAATGGAAACTTTGCTTTTTCGAATGTCAATGGTCCATCCTCCTGGTTCCATACCAACATTATCCCTTCCAGAGATGAAAATGGGACCTATATAGGCTTTAATTTACTGGCAACAGTGGGTAAATCTCAACAAAGCATGATAACTGAAAAGGAAACAACTGAAAGTTGGATGAAAGCTATTTTCAATGATGCTGATGAAGTTAATATTTTAATTGGCTTAGATGGAGATGTAATTGAATTCAATGCAATGGCTTACGAATTTTTTTCATGGTACACTCACAAAGAGCTGAGACTAAATGAGTTTATTTTCCATTATTTTGGAAGTAGTTTTTCAAATACCTTCAAAGCACTTTTTGAAAAAACTAAAAATGGTCATAAACAAAAGTTTTGTAGATCCTTTAAAAATTTAAGCGGTTATGAAAAGGTTATGGATATGGAGTTGAAGCCGGTTTCAAATTCTGCTGGAAATATTATGGGTATCATTTTGACATCGACTGACATCACTGAAGAAGTAAATCTGGAAAAGAGAATTAAAGCATCCGAGAAAAAATTAGACGATATTGCCTTTATCAATGCTCATGAAGTGAGAGCTCCTTTAGCTTCTATTCTTGGTCTACTGAATTTACTGGATTTTGAAGAAGTAAATGAAGATAGTAAAGTCATCCTAAACCACTTGAAAAGCTCTGCTTTTAATTTAGAGAAAATAATCCTGAAAGTGTCTGAAAGCACTTATATTAGCTATCCAGACTCAATTAAATCAGCTTAA
- a CDS encoding GIY-YIG nuclease family protein, translated as MFTTYALQSIHKNYIYKGFTSNIEDRFKMHNEGREKTTAPYTPFKIIYTKQFSNRKEARDHEKWLKSSSGREFLKSLR; from the coding sequence ATGTTTACTACCTACGCCCTTCAGAGTATTCATAAAAATTACATATACAAAGGCTTCACATCAAATATTGAGGATCGGTTTAAAATGCATAATGAAGGCAGAGAAAAAACTACAGCTCCTTACACTCCATTTAAGATTATTTACACAAAACAATTTTCTAACAGAAAAGAAGCAAGGGATCATGAAAAATGGTTAAAGAGCAGCTCTGGAAGAGAATTTTTAAAAAGCTTACGATAA
- a CDS encoding GIY-YIG nuclease family protein, which translates to MFTTYALQSIHKNYIYKGFTSNIEDRFKRHNEGREKTTAPYSPFKIIYTKQFSNRKEAKDHEKWLKSSPGREFLKSLR; encoded by the coding sequence ATGTTTACTACCTACGCCCTTCAGAGTATTCATAAAAATTACATATACAAAGGCTTCACATCAAATATTGAGGATCGGTTTAAAAGGCATAATGAAGGCAGAGAAAAAACTACAGCTCCTTACAGTCCATTTAAGATTATTTACACAAAACAATTTTCTAACAGAAAGGAAGCAAAGGATCATGAAAAATGGTTAAAGAGCAGCCCTGGAAGAGAATTTTTAAAAAGCTTACGATAA
- a CDS encoding Hsp20/alpha crystallin family protein, which produces MALIKYNPSLPNTENKRFSSLLDRFFDESFNGIGKEMQHFNPQVDIAESKKAFEISVAAPGMKKTDFNIDMSDGSITISGERKFEEKKDEKNYHSVETQYGSFSRTFHLPDNIREDKIEATYHDGILNIVIPKDEQKELKRTIQIK; this is translated from the coding sequence ATGGCACTTATAAAGTATAACCCAAGTTTACCTAATACTGAAAACAAAAGATTTTCAAGTTTATTAGACAGATTTTTTGACGAGTCCTTTAATGGTATTGGAAAAGAAATGCAGCACTTCAATCCTCAAGTCGATATTGCTGAAAGCAAAAAAGCATTTGAGATATCAGTAGCCGCACCTGGAATGAAAAAGACAGATTTTAACATTGATATGAGCGATGGATCTATCACAATATCTGGTGAGCGAAAGTTTGAGGAAAAAAAGGATGAAAAAAATTATCATTCGGTAGAGACACAATACGGCTCCTTCTCAAGAACATTTCATCTTCCCGACAATATCAGGGAAGACAAAATTGAAGCAACTTATCATGACGGAATATTAAATATTGTGATTCCTAAGGATGAACAAAAAGAATTAAAAAGAACAATTCAAATCAAGTAA
- a CDS encoding glycogen debranching protein, protein MRNIALILSIFLLSCQNDKSLDFFTQVNNLEKIEGNSEYKNSPFLSAGKRLYVVGHQNGTFPDLGWHIEGEMGGVWMPPVKLLDGYHADIKKNNEHVCLTQADQFINYPIGSEHIFRAKNLGLKVAQFHFVPGNENGLIVAYQLENILASENKFTFTFNTAIDIRPAWLADSLNIEDFDDEGEWKNRNNTFLAKDSGNNWYAAISGKDFKPSNSENSCKIKRRGNGFDHALSRSINLKGNERKTIYLIISGSYKSEKEVINTSRYLSSTPETLLREKIDAYQKVSETNNLKTQDKDFDQMFRWLKYNTEWLMQEVPDVGTGLTAGSPDYPWWFGTDNGYAVQGLLASGMHQQALQTIDLVVKLSEKINGKNGRIMHEASTNGVVFNPGNLNTTPKFVSMLWKAYAWTGDDVLLKYYDLVHSAVDWIESQDTNGNGYPDGAGMMEIHGLDSEMIDVVSYQYEMYLAAANFAKVKSDKVLVDEYLEKAKKLQSKINSEWWVEEFNSYADFRATKSEAIKLTEAAIIRADSIEKPWSVIELETTLDTIKSMEISGPSPFVVHHNWIVNTPMEVGAADQEKATAALATAEKYRSRFGIFVTGIDRDEKQEKAAKWQSFSYVGAVMTLPTGVQAIAEAKYGNPDKALAYLKMLQNSFSYALPGSMYEVSPDFGMMTQAWNIYAVAVPVVEEFFGIRPKAWKNEIIIKPNLPTDWKDVSLQNIRIGNNKLDISAKRVGNILEIRVSQLHNWTIAFEFPEAKSIIYDGNKINGGKVELYDRLHNLKVEF, encoded by the coding sequence ATGAGAAATATCGCATTAATACTAAGCATCTTTTTATTAAGCTGTCAAAATGATAAATCCCTAGATTTTTTTACTCAGGTTAACAATTTAGAAAAAATTGAAGGCAACTCAGAATATAAAAATAGTCCCTTCTTAAGTGCGGGTAAAAGACTCTATGTGGTGGGTCACCAAAACGGTACTTTCCCAGATTTAGGTTGGCATATAGAAGGCGAAATGGGAGGCGTGTGGATGCCTCCCGTTAAATTGCTAGATGGATATCATGCGGACATTAAAAAAAATAATGAACATGTATGCTTAACTCAAGCTGACCAATTTATTAATTATCCGATTGGTAGTGAACATATTTTTAGGGCTAAGAATCTAGGCTTAAAAGTAGCACAATTCCATTTTGTTCCGGGAAATGAAAACGGATTAATTGTAGCCTATCAATTAGAGAACATTCTTGCGTCAGAAAATAAATTCACTTTTACATTTAACACTGCTATTGATATTCGCCCTGCCTGGTTGGCTGATTCTTTAAATATTGAAGACTTTGATGATGAGGGAGAATGGAAGAACAGAAATAATACTTTTCTAGCAAAAGACTCGGGAAATAATTGGTATGCCGCTATTAGCGGAAAGGATTTCAAACCATCTAATTCCGAGAACTCTTGTAAAATAAAAAGAAGAGGAAACGGCTTTGACCATGCTTTGAGTCGATCGATAAATCTGAAAGGAAATGAAAGAAAAACCATTTATTTAATAATTAGCGGCTCTTATAAAAGTGAAAAAGAAGTTATCAATACATCTCGATATTTATCTAGTACCCCTGAAACCTTATTAAGGGAGAAAATAGATGCTTACCAAAAAGTAAGTGAAACTAATAATTTGAAAACCCAAGACAAAGACTTTGATCAAATGTTCAGGTGGTTGAAATATAATACAGAATGGTTGATGCAAGAGGTCCCAGATGTTGGAACTGGCTTAACCGCAGGAAGCCCAGACTACCCCTGGTGGTTTGGTACTGATAATGGTTATGCTGTGCAGGGCTTATTGGCATCTGGAATGCATCAACAAGCTTTACAAACCATAGATTTGGTTGTAAAATTATCTGAAAAGATTAATGGAAAGAATGGGAGAATCATGCACGAAGCTTCTACAAATGGCGTAGTTTTTAATCCAGGGAATCTAAATACTACTCCAAAATTTGTTAGTATGCTTTGGAAGGCTTACGCGTGGACTGGAGATGATGTATTACTGAAGTACTACGACTTAGTACATAGCGCAGTTGATTGGATTGAGTCTCAAGATACCAATGGAAACGGTTATCCGGATGGTGCAGGCATGATGGAAATCCATGGTCTTGATAGTGAAATGATAGATGTAGTGTCTTATCAATATGAAATGTACTTGGCAGCAGCCAATTTTGCGAAAGTAAAAAGCGACAAGGTCTTGGTTGATGAGTACTTGGAAAAAGCTAAAAAGCTACAATCAAAAATTAATTCTGAATGGTGGGTAGAGGAATTTAACTCTTATGCGGATTTTCGAGCCACCAAATCAGAAGCAATAAAACTGACCGAAGCTGCTATTATAAGAGCGGACAGCATTGAAAAGCCCTGGTCGGTCATTGAATTAGAGACTACTTTAGATACCATTAAATCCATGGAGATAAGCGGCCCTTCTCCATTTGTAGTTCACCATAATTGGATAGTCAATACCCCAATGGAAGTTGGAGCTGCCGATCAAGAAAAAGCTACTGCGGCCTTAGCAACCGCAGAAAAATATCGAAGTAGGTTTGGAATATTTGTTACTGGTATCGACCGTGATGAAAAGCAGGAAAAAGCCGCCAAATGGCAATCTTTTAGTTATGTAGGAGCTGTAATGACTTTACCCACTGGAGTGCAGGCCATTGCGGAAGCAAAATACGGAAACCCAGATAAAGCATTAGCATATTTGAAAATGCTACAAAACTCATTTAGTTACGCTCTACCTGGCTCAATGTATGAAGTCAGCCCTGATTTCGGTATGATGACGCAGGCTTGGAATATTTATGCAGTAGCAGTACCTGTAGTAGAAGAGTTTTTTGGTATTAGGCCAAAAGCCTGGAAAAATGAAATTATAATAAAACCTAATTTACCTACAGACTGGAAAGATGTAAGTCTACAGAATATTAGGATTGGAAACAATAAGCTCGATATATCAGCAAAAAGAGTAGGGAATATCTTGGAAATCCGAGTTTCTCAATTACATAACTGGACTATAGCTTTTGAATTTCCAGAAGCAAAAAGCATTATCTATGATGGAAATAAAATAAATGGCGGTAAAGTAGAATTATATGACAGACTTCATAACCTTAAAGTAGAGTTTTAA
- a CDS encoding response regulator, which translates to MSKYQSVMLIDDNEIDNLINQKMVEAAGLSKYIYTHTGAKSAIEFLKNIEQLENDIVSGVLRDIIFLDIDMPLMDGFQFLEEFNKLKDSTKDKCKIVMLTSSINPQDVSKSKKYDAVKKYLNKPLSQESLTELSI; encoded by the coding sequence ATGAGTAAGTATCAATCCGTCATGCTAATCGATGATAATGAAATCGATAATTTGATAAACCAGAAAATGGTTGAAGCTGCAGGCTTGTCAAAGTATATCTATACACATACAGGTGCGAAAAGTGCAATTGAGTTTTTGAAAAATATTGAGCAATTAGAAAATGATATAGTTTCTGGTGTACTGCGAGATATTATCTTCTTAGACATCGATATGCCTTTAATGGATGGTTTTCAATTCCTGGAGGAGTTTAATAAATTGAAAGATAGTACAAAAGATAAATGCAAGATTGTCATGTTGACTTCTTCGATCAATCCACAAGACGTGAGCAAATCAAAGAAATATGATGCTGTTAAAAAGTATCTCAACAAACCGCTTTCTCAGGAGAGCTTAACGGAGTTATCTATTTAA
- the amaB gene encoding L-piperidine-6-carboxylate dehydrogenase — protein MDIKKTYGLEEALNKLGVKGHNGGTSTGSNWMEGNGKISSVSPVDGKEIASVGVTTAEDYEKTIKTASEAFKTWSNMPAPARGEIVRQFGNRLRELKDPLGRLVSYEMGKSLQEGWGEVQEMIDICDFGVGLSRQLYGLTIKSERPDHSMQEQWHPLGITGIISAFNFPVAVWSWNTALAWVCGNVTVWKPSEKAPLTGIACQNIIAEVLKENDMPEGISCLINGDYKVGEMMTKDARVSLVSATGSIRMGKIVGQEVASRLGKSILELGGNNAMIISKEADLKMTLIGAVFGAVGTAGQRCTSTRRLIIHEDIYDELIGKMKDAYKQLSIGNPLDEKNHVGPVIDQDSVNNYLKAIEKAKAEGGKVIVEGGVLEGEGYESGCYVKPVIIEAQNEFEIVQEETFAPILYVMKYSGDIENALALQNGVKQGLSSAIMTNNMQEAHRFLSSRGSDCGIANVNIGTSGAEIGGAFGGEKETGGGRESGSDAWKAYMRRQTNTLNYGNSLPLAQGIKFDI, from the coding sequence ATGGATATTAAGAAAACTTACGGCTTAGAAGAGGCTCTAAACAAATTAGGAGTAAAAGGTCACAACGGTGGGACTTCAACAGGAAGTAACTGGATGGAAGGAAACGGGAAGATCAGCTCTGTATCTCCAGTAGATGGGAAAGAAATTGCCTCTGTGGGAGTAACAACTGCTGAGGATTACGAAAAAACCATAAAAACTGCTTCAGAGGCTTTCAAGACTTGGAGCAATATGCCTGCACCAGCAAGAGGCGAAATTGTTCGTCAGTTTGGAAATAGGTTAAGAGAATTAAAAGATCCGCTGGGCCGATTAGTTTCCTATGAAATGGGAAAATCCTTACAAGAAGGCTGGGGTGAAGTTCAAGAAATGATAGATATCTGTGACTTTGGTGTCGGATTATCACGTCAATTGTATGGATTAACCATAAAATCTGAACGACCAGATCATTCCATGCAAGAACAATGGCATCCATTGGGAATTACAGGTATTATCTCTGCATTCAATTTCCCCGTTGCCGTTTGGAGTTGGAACACCGCATTAGCTTGGGTTTGTGGTAATGTTACTGTTTGGAAGCCTTCTGAAAAAGCCCCACTAACAGGTATTGCTTGCCAAAATATTATTGCGGAAGTATTGAAAGAAAATGATATGCCGGAAGGTATCTCTTGCTTAATCAATGGAGATTACAAAGTAGGAGAAATGATGACCAAAGACGCTAGAGTTTCATTAGTATCTGCCACTGGCTCTATAAGAATGGGTAAAATTGTAGGCCAAGAAGTAGCTTCTAGACTAGGTAAATCTATTCTTGAATTAGGAGGAAACAATGCGATGATCATCTCAAAAGAGGCTGATTTGAAAATGACCTTAATAGGGGCAGTATTTGGCGCAGTTGGAACTGCTGGTCAGCGTTGTACTTCAACCAGAAGATTAATCATTCATGAGGATATTTATGATGAGTTGATCGGTAAAATGAAAGATGCCTATAAGCAATTAAGTATTGGGAATCCATTGGATGAGAAAAACCATGTTGGGCCTGTAATTGATCAAGATTCTGTCAACAACTATTTAAAAGCCATTGAAAAAGCTAAAGCTGAAGGCGGGAAAGTAATTGTTGAAGGGGGCGTATTAGAAGGAGAAGGATATGAAAGTGGGTGTTACGTAAAGCCAGTCATTATTGAAGCTCAAAATGAGTTTGAAATCGTGCAGGAAGAGACATTTGCACCGATTTTATATGTAATGAAATATAGTGGAGATATCGAAAATGCCCTTGCCCTCCAAAATGGAGTGAAACAAGGTCTATCTTCAGCCATTATGACCAATAATATGCAAGAGGCTCACAGATTCTTATCGTCTAGAGGATCAGATTGTGGTATTGCCAATGTGAACATTGGAACATCTGGTGCTGAAATTGGTGGTGCGTTTGGTGGAGAAAAAGAAACAGGCGGTGGCCGAGAATCTGGCTCTGATGCTTGGAAAGCGTACATGAGAAGACAAACGAACACCTTGAACTATGGAAATTCTTTGCCATTAGCTCAAGGAATTAAATTCGATATTTAA
- a CDS encoding acyl-CoA desaturase: MAVAVKENLKIRKKGSWKKEISFAIVHLLPLGAIWTGATWFDWTVCAFLYVWRMFWVTGGYHRYFAHRSYNTSRWFQFLIAFFAQTSAQKGALWWASHHRHHHRNSDTLKDPHSMLHFGFWYSHVGWIIGSDFKKTDFKVISDYSKYPELRWLNKNYLVPPVLLALLVMALGGLVNGGSVLAMFTAAGFSTLFIGFFLSTIILYHATFSINSIMHKFGNQRYETGDESRNSVWLALLTLGEGWHNNHHYYETSARQGFFWWEVDLTYYGLKFMSMIGLIWDLKAVPKHIKKSRNKQEAKELKEQYKKQVA, from the coding sequence ATGGCAGTTGCAGTAAAAGAAAACCTAAAGATTCGAAAAAAAGGCAGTTGGAAAAAAGAAATTAGTTTTGCCATCGTCCATTTATTGCCATTAGGTGCAATTTGGACAGGTGCTACTTGGTTCGATTGGACTGTCTGTGCCTTCCTATATGTTTGGAGAATGTTTTGGGTAACAGGTGGATATCACAGATATTTCGCCCACAGAAGTTATAATACTTCACGCTGGTTCCAGTTCTTAATTGCTTTTTTTGCACAGACCTCTGCCCAAAAAGGTGCACTTTGGTGGGCTTCACATCACCGCCACCACCATAGAAACAGCGATACCCTGAAAGATCCTCACAGCATGTTGCATTTTGGTTTTTGGTATTCTCATGTGGGTTGGATTATTGGTTCTGATTTTAAAAAAACTGATTTTAAAGTAATTTCCGATTACAGCAAATACCCGGAATTGCGATGGCTAAATAAAAATTATTTGGTACCTCCTGTCCTGCTGGCTCTACTAGTAATGGCTTTAGGCGGATTGGTCAATGGAGGAAGTGTACTTGCCATGTTTACAGCTGCAGGCTTTTCCACACTATTTATTGGATTCTTTTTGAGTACGATCATTTTATATCATGCTACTTTTTCAATTAATAGTATAATGCATAAATTCGGTAACCAACGATACGAAACCGGGGATGAATCCAGAAATAGCGTTTGGTTAGCTTTATTGACATTAGGAGAAGGCTGGCACAATAACCATCATTATTACGAGACTTCCGCCAGGCAAGGATTCTTTTGGTGGGAAGTAGATTTAACCTATTATGGACTAAAGTTTATGTCAATGATAGGGTTAATATGGGATTTAAAAGCTGTACCCAAACACATAAAAAAGTCAAGAAATAAGCAGGAAGCAAAAGAGTTAAAAGAGCAGTATAAAAAGCAGGTAGCTTAA
- a CDS encoding Do family serine endopeptidase, with protein MEKRQFFIGIIFASIFSALLSVGGFIYFNPSTSGTDNQNFDEIQSNNTRFSSFLDETEYNVPEGINFIYAAEQVTKGVVHIKAEVERDVPRGRSPFEEFFRDYYGDKSPQPRKGQSSGSGVIISPDGYIVTNNHVVENASNLEVVLHDNRSYNAKVIGADSNTDIALLKIDEEDLNFVEFGNSDHAKIGEWVLAVGNPFNLTSTVTAGIVSAKARNINILNRQNRYGIESFIQTDAAVNPGNSGGALVNLSGKLIGVNTAIATPTGSYAGYSFAVPSILVKKVVDDLKEYGIVQRAVLGVSIVDLNDPRIKDQDFGTNSGVLVAGTTPGSAAEAAGMKEEDIIIKIDDKDIKNVAELQEQIARYSPGERVKVTYLRGGKENNTKVELKSLENSTEIVTASTAKMLGGATFEDISEDEMEALDIAGGSKVVELQDGKWKDIGIKEGFIITAVDKGAIKNTEDLIATLKGKRGGVLIEGTYPDGTKAYYGMGVQ; from the coding sequence ATGGAAAAAAGACAGTTTTTTATAGGAATTATTTTTGCTTCTATATTCAGTGCATTGCTTTCAGTAGGTGGTTTTATATATTTTAATCCTAGCACTTCTGGAACAGACAATCAAAATTTTGATGAAATTCAATCTAATAATACTCGATTTTCGAGCTTTTTGGATGAAACTGAATACAATGTCCCAGAAGGAATCAATTTTATTTATGCTGCTGAGCAAGTAACAAAAGGAGTGGTTCATATTAAAGCAGAGGTTGAAAGAGATGTTCCAAGAGGTAGATCTCCATTTGAAGAATTCTTCAGAGATTATTACGGTGATAAAAGTCCGCAACCCAGAAAAGGTCAATCATCGGGCTCGGGCGTAATTATTTCTCCTGACGGCTATATCGTTACGAACAATCATGTAGTTGAAAACGCCTCCAATCTAGAAGTGGTATTACATGACAATAGAAGCTACAATGCAAAAGTTATTGGCGCGGATTCCAATACCGACATTGCCCTGTTGAAAATAGATGAGGAAGATTTGAATTTCGTGGAATTTGGCAATTCAGATCATGCAAAAATTGGAGAATGGGTATTGGCAGTGGGAAATCCATTTAATTTAACTTCGACCGTTACAGCTGGTATAGTAAGTGCAAAGGCAAGAAACATAAATATTTTAAATAGACAGAACAGATATGGCATTGAGTCTTTTATTCAAACCGATGCTGCCGTGAACCCAGGGAATAGTGGGGGAGCATTAGTCAATCTTTCAGGGAAACTAATTGGTGTGAATACTGCTATTGCAACTCCAACTGGAAGTTATGCCGGCTACTCTTTTGCTGTTCCTTCTATTTTGGTCAAAAAAGTAGTGGATGATTTAAAAGAGTATGGAATTGTTCAAAGAGCTGTATTGGGTGTAAGTATCGTGGACTTGAATGACCCTCGTATTAAAGATCAAGATTTTGGTACAAATTCCGGTGTTTTGGTAGCTGGTACCACACCTGGAAGTGCGGCAGAAGCTGCTGGCATGAAAGAAGAAGATATCATCATTAAAATTGATGATAAAGACATTAAAAATGTTGCAGAATTGCAGGAGCAAATTGCAAGATACAGTCCCGGGGAGCGAGTGAAAGTAACTTATTTAAGAGGTGGAAAAGAAAACAACACTAAAGTTGAACTGAAAAGCTTAGAAAACAGTACTGAAATAGTAACTGCAAGCACAGCAAAAATGTTGGGGGGAGCGACTTTCGAGGATATAAGTGAAGATGAAATGGAAGCCTTAGATATTGCTGGAGGTTCTAAGGTTGTGGAACTTCAAGATGGAAAATGGAAAGATATAGGAATTAAAGAAGGCTTTATTATTACCGCTGTTGATAAAGGGGCAATTAAAAACACAGAAGATTTAATTGCTACCCTAAAAGGAAAAAGAGGCGGTGTATTAATAGAAGGAACATATCCTGACGGTACAAAGGCATACTATGGAATGGGGGTACAATAA